A stretch of DNA from Desulfovibrio gilichinskyi:
ATCTTCGGAAGTAGCAACCAATTAGGAGTATATAAATTTATTGAAACTTGCTGGAAAGAAGATCAAGAAAATGGAGAATCAAACTTTGCTTTTGAGGGAGATTTAAAAACAAGTGAGTGCCTTATAATCCCAGAATTAGCTGGTTCAAAAAAAGTTAAAAATTTTAAAGAAAGTTTAGAAAATCTAATTAAAGCAAAAAAAATAAAATCAAATAAAGACATATTTGATTATGCATTAAAAGCTGGATTTCACCCTCCATCAAAACATATTAAATCTACTCTAAAAACGCTCAAAAACAATAAAATTATAAATAATAATTTAACAAGATTTGGACTTTCCTATGCGAGCGTCATGAAGGGGGTTGTGGACCTAGAATTTATATCTTAAGAGAGTCGTATGGCTTTAACTAAAATAGAATGGACAGAAGCAAGCTGGAACCCAATGACGGGCTGTTCCAAAATAAGTGCAGGCTGCAAAAACTGTTATGCAGAACGCATGGCTTTAAGGCTGCAAGCAATGGGTAGTGACAACTATTCAAATGGATTTGATCTAACAATGCACAAGCATGTTTTACTTAAACCTTTTGAATGGAAAAAACCTCAAATGATATTTGTAAATTCGATGAGCGACATTTTTCATGAGAATGCTCCTTTTGAATTCATAAAAAGCATATTCGCCACAATGCACATGGCTAACTGGCACACATACCAACTACTTACTAAACGATCAGGTAGGCTCAAACAACTAGCCACAAAGCTATCTTGGGCCAACAATATTTGGATGGGAGTTACAGTCGAATCTGCTGAATATAAACATCGAATTGACAACCTACGAGAAACACCTGCAAAAACAAAATTTCTATCATTAGAACCCCTATTAGGCCCAATAGGTGAATTGAACCTTGATGGCATTGATTGGGTTATTGTTGGTGGAGAATCCGGACCCAATTCACGACCAATGGAAGAAGCTTGGGTTCTTGATATTAAAAACCAATGCTTAGCTCAAAAAACTCATTTCTTTTTTAAGCAATGGGGCGGAAAAAACAAAAAGAAAACTGGCAGAAAACTCGAAGGGACAACTTGGGATCAAATGCCCACGCCAGTATCAATATAACTTCTAAAAAAATTATCCCCGTTAAAACGGGGTTTTTTTTGTTCAAAAATCATCATCTATAAACCACCGCTTTAACAACAAAATAACACCACTCCTACACAATAGTGCAATTTACACTATTTTTATATTGACATATAGAGCAATTTGCACCACCATCATTTCTAACACAACGACCACAAGCCCGAACGCACCGCGCGAAACATCCGGAGCAAGTACGCCTTGAATCAGCGTGTTAATTGTTAATAATGGCAAATTAGGAGTGTTTAAAATGAGTGAAGAATTCGACCCTGCACCAACTCACAGGGCATGTAGCATTGCCTTAAAAATGGTCAAAGTCCTTAAAGATGAAGATGTGACATGTTCCTTCACAAGAGAGAATATATGTCTTCTCGTAATAATTATGGTCTGCGGTCATCACGGCCTTAGTAACATCAAGAAATCATTGTTTGATAAATGATAGGGAAAAAATCTGTCAGAGCCTTGCTTATAAGAGCTCTTCCCGCATCAGCGGAACCGTCTTTTAAAATTTTAAGCAAGTTGTCTCCGACCGACATTTTCCCATCAATTGAAGAAGGAACTAGCTTCATAAGCTCAAGCCCCTTAGCGGAAAGGGTAGCATTATATGCACTTCTAGCATCAGTTTTAGAAGCATTAATAAATCCTGCTTCAACTAACCATAAAATAGTACTCCCAGCTATTTTGGTTTCGAAATCAGGTTCTTCAAATCCTTGCTCGTTTTCTATGAGCTTTCCACCGGAAAGACGAACATCAACGAGCCACATGGGAACAGGGAAAGATTCGTAAAGTTCTGTAAAAATTTTGGCCGTATACTGATTAAAAAGTTCAATATTAGTAGACATATGCTTATCTCCTTTTATTGAAACTTCTAACCAAAATAACTGAAAGTCAAATAGTTTTCGAAGTCTGTGAAGGGCTACATGGATATAGACACCTCCCACAACTTGGGTGTGCCGGAACTCCCCTTTCCGGCCCCCTCACAGGCTTCGAAAAAGAAAAAGGAGATAACAGTATGTCTCTACATGTAATCTTTCACCGCAAGGTAACTTTTGAAGCGAAATGTACTTACTGCGGAGCGCACGAATGGTTAACCAGTGCGGAAGCTGTGACCAAGTTCACCCATGACCACGAAGCCTGTAATAAGCTTTATGAAGCGGAGTTTGAACAATCCTTGTGTGCACAAGAAATTCAGGAGGCAATCAATGCTGAAACCCGGAATGCGAGTGCAGATTAAACGCAAGTATAAACATCCGGCAGTGGTTGAAATTGACCGCTTTGATTCGCGCGGCTTCTGGATAGGATTTAAAATAGTAAATGGCCGTATAGACCGAAGCTGGTTGCGACTATTCAAATCAAAAGACGTAACCGCCGTTATGACCGAATGCGGTTTGCGGTGTATATTCCAAGAAGTTTTATAAAAAAACAAGAGCAATTCAAATGACATTAACAAGCACCCTTCAATCCCACTTAGGCCGCCGCTACTCTACCGAAGATGTAGCAATTGCATTTGCGAAATCCAAAAACTGGGTTTATAGAAATGCTGCCGCTATCGGCGGCGTTCGCATGGGAAAAGAATGGGTGTTCTTTGAAATAAACATGGTCAATTGCCTCACCAGAGGAACAGACGATGCCAATACAGCGAAAAAACAAGACCACAGAGAAGAAGGAATGGTTTGCAAGGATAACCTTGCCGAATGGAAAGCAGAAAGAAAAGAAAACTACGACCAAAAAGGAAGCCTTAGATTGGGAATGTATGATGAGGCAGAGGTTAAGCGAATTATCGACAACCCCGACCCTTTCAATCTCCTTACACAGTCTCACCACTAGGCACCTTGAAGCACAACTTGCCAAGGGAATCAGCCCCCGCTGGTTTCAGGATAAAAAAATGGTGCTTAAGGAGCTTCTTAACGCTTCCGGAGTAAAGCCGCTTGAACCTGCGGTTAATCTGGATCACGAAACCGTCCGCAAATTCCTTGATCAAATCGCCTCTCTTAAAAGTGGACATAGAGCCAACAGATACCGCCGCCATATTCTTAGAATGTGGGCATGGGGTTGCAAGGCGGGACTGACTAAGGGTGACTGCCCTTGGGAAGTAGAAAGGTATAAGGAAATACGAAACCCTCGCTATATCCCTACAGAAGACGATTTCTGGAAACTCTACGAATCAGCGGATCATGTTTCAGATGGTTCTACCCATTCAACAGGTATTTACCAACTGGAGCCGCACCGCAAAACGCTTTTGCTTACCTTCCTGCATACTGCGGGTAGAAAATCCGAAATTCTGAATCTGAAAAAAGAAGACCTCGACTTCTCAGCCCGTAAAATACGTCTATGGACTGCCAAGCGTGATGGAGGCGTTGAGTATGACTGGATTCCTATGACTCAGATTCTGCATGATGAACTTATAAAACATCTTGCACGGCAAAAGGTTAACTTCCCGTTTACTGAATATGTATTTGTTAATCCGGCAACTGGACGGAACTATTCAAGCGTAAACAAGATGATGGAACGCATGTGTAAACAGGCAGGAGTAAAGCCTTTCGGATTTCACGCTATCCGCCACCTCACCGCCTCTATTCTGGATAATAAAATGGTTCCTATGGCAGACATTCAAGCAATCTTGCGTCACAAGTCACCGGAAACAACCGCAAGGTATATCCATTCAATTAGAGGCGCAAAAGTGGCACTGGATGAAGTGTTTGGAACAGGAAAAGTTATTCCGCTGAAGAGCAAAAGAAAAGCCTCCGCAAAAGCGAAGGCTTGAAAAAAAGTGAGTAAAAAGGTGAGTAAGGCTTACAACGAACTCACTATTTAACTCTAACCTATTGAAATAATTGGTGGGCAATGCAAGATTCGAACCTGCGACCTTCAGCTCCGGAGGCTGACACTCTATCCAACTGAGCTAATTGCCCTCAGCGATTGGTTTGATATACATCAGCACCACTTGCTGTCAAGGAAAAACGCTTTCAAAGCTTATATTTAAAGTCTAATTACGCGGCTAAGCTCTTTTAATTTTATAATAATTAACAGCTGTAACCTTGAGCATCAGATTACGTAAAAATATAATATAAATTTAACTTTTTCTAAACCTGAATGAAAGTGCAGCAATCACTAAAAACACTACATCTCGTGCTATTGTCCGCACCATGTCAGATGTTATGCTTGCATCGGTTGAGAAGCAACCGCACGCTACATCTATGCCACGGTAGAGGTTGGCGGAAAGGAACGCTATGAAGAGCAATAACAGAGCTGTGATGATTGCTAATGCTGTTTCAGTCAGCACCCCGCACACCAGCAGTGCGCCGCACACAAATTCCAGCCACGGCAGAAAATGAGCTACCGGCACGATTAAGATATCCGGTAATATCTGATAATTTTTTATTATATCGCCAAACGCAACAGGATCGATAATTTTATCTACACATGCTACAATAAAGATCAGCCCTAAGATTATGCGCGGTAAAGATTTCATCATTTAATTGCCCTCCAGATCTCTACCGAGACTGAGCCATCCATCAAGCCCGTCAGTGTAAACAAAAACGTTATCAAATCCTTTTTCAATCAGCTTGCGCGCAACTATTATACTTTTGCCGCACAACGCTCCGTCGCAATATACAACTATCGTTTTATCCTTGGGAATGCCTGTTATCAAACCGTCCAGTTCTTCATGAACCGCCCAGTAAGGCAGGTTGTACGCTCCGGGTATGTGGCCCATTGCGAATTCTGAATCGCTGCGCCCGTCAACAAAAAAAGCGTTGCCGGAATCAAAATATTTAATAGCCTGCTCACCGTCAATTTCAGTTAATTCCGGTTGCTGCATCACTGTGCTGTTATTATCTGCCGGAACCGGACGTGAATAATTAAATGACCACGCAAGCCCTGCTGATATCCCGCAAATTAAAAGTATCTTTAAGATAAAAGCTGTTTTCTTTCCTATTTTCATTAAATAAACCTTATAAATTTAACTTTGACTTGAATTTCTAACAGTCTCAACTTGGTAATTTTGTTCTGCGGATAAACATCGTACAGAACCTTTCAAAAATAAAGTAATAAAAGAGCCTGCGAAGCATATAAATCCGCAAATGTTGGACGCCATCTGGAAATATCCTGAATCGAAAGCAAGATTTATCGCCGGATAATTATCTCTGACAGAGTAGTCCGGCAGTGTTCTTTTAACAATAAAAAAAGGCGTGTTCGTTACGAACACGCCTTTCTTCCAGCGAGACCAGACACCCGGGATAAACCGTTACCGCTGCTTCCTTTCGGACCTGACGGGGTTCACAGCGCACCCGCCGTCTGGCCTCTCTGTAAAAACAATTCGTCTCAAGGACGAAGAAAATGTCTATTGACTTGGTCTCAAATTGTCAAGTGATATCAACAAAAAATTTAAGATTCTGATCAATAATATTTTTAGGTTCTTGATTCTTACAACCATAAAAACTAAACTGCTTTCTCCAGTTAATAAAATAACTAACATTCAATATCATGGAGATTTTAAATGAAAGCTAAGAATGTAAAAGACGTTGAAGGCGTTAAGGTTGATAAGGCATCATACAAAGGTAAAGATTACGAAGTAAAAGGTGTTACCATCCGCTGGCTCTCTAAATCCGGAAAAGATGCCAATGGACAGCCTGAATACGGCCTCAGACACTTTACGGTTGAACCAGGCGGAGAGATTCCGGCACATAACCACTTTTATTTACAGACCGTATATATAGAAAAAGGAAATTTTGAATGTTTCAGCTATGATCCTGAAACAGATGAAGTTGCGGAAAGTAAAATTTGCGGCCCCGGTGACTGGGTATATGCAGAAAGCATGGAGCCGCACGGCATGAAGAATATAAGCGAAACAGAATCTGCAACATTTCTGTGCTGCATCTGTAATGTTTATGAATAGTCTTTGTATGTAGAAAGCCTGCCGGAAATCCGGCAGGCTTTTATATTAATCGTCGGTGTTGATTCAGGTGCCGATTTTGAATCAAATATAAAGTCTATTCCAGAAAGGAAAGCCTGATACTAACAGGCTTTTTGCTCAAACTGTAAGCGATATTCAATGATGTCATCAACGGTCAAAACAGGAATCCCGAACTTTTTACCAAGGTCTACGATTTCCGGAAGTCTGGCCATTGAACCGTCGTAATTAGTAACTTCGCAAAGAACTCCGCAAGGTTTAAGCCCTGCCAAAGTCATCATATCGACAGTTGCTTCGGTATGTCCCTGCCTTTCAAGAACTCCGCCTGATTTAGCGCGCAAAGGAAAAACATGCCCCGGCCTGTGCAGGTCGGAAGGTTTTGCATTATCGGCAATAGCGGCTTTAACAGTAGCAACACGGTCAGCGGCGGAAACACCGGTAGTAACCCCTTCAGCAGCTTCAATAGTGACAGTAAAGCCGGTCTGGTTACGACAGGTATTGTCAGTAACCATCATGGGGATATCAAGTTGACTTAGTTTGTCTTCAGTCAGACACAGGCAGACAATACCGCTGCACTGCCTGATGAGCATAGCCATTTGGGTATCAGTCAAATGTTCAGCCGAAAAAATAAGATCTCCCTCATTTTCACGGTCTTCATTGTCTGTGATAAGTACACCTTTACCCTCTTTCAAGGCTAAAAGTCCCTTTTCTACTCTTTGAATGGAATTTCCGAATTGAGATAATAGATTCTGATTCATGGTAAATCTCCGTAATTAGGTACCAGAATCAGGGCGTAAGAATGACAGCTGCTTTACAGACGAAAGCAGCCACGCCATAGACTCTATGTGAGTTATGACGGGTTTTATACTGTCGCATCCTCTTCCATCCGGACTGTAACCGTCGGCCCTGGAATCACACCAGATCTGCTGACCCTTTCTCACAACGAGAAAAGCGCTCGCGGGCTTTCTTTAAATATGATTAAAGAATCACCGCCGGTGGGGAATTGCACCCCGCCCTGAGAATTAACAAAGTCCTTTTATAATATGATCAGCCGATTAGTCAATGAAACCATACATTTTTTTCAAAAAAAGATATGAAACTCAAAAGACTTATAAAAATGTGTACATGAAAAATTAATTTATGTATTAAAAATAGTAAGAAAGATTGTTTTAAAAACTATACTTTATTACAAGGCAATTCGCATGCTAAAATTGAAAACGCGGCTTACTTTTTTTCAAATTACAGCACTGATAATTTCAATTGCCACATTATGCATAATTTTTATTTATCAGATTAATAAATATGCACTTAATGAAATGAATGAGTATCGTACTGTAATGTATAATCAAAAAATTTATGAATTAACAGAGCTTGTAAACATGGCTGAAAAGACAGTTCAGTCAGATTATGATAAATCGCAAAACATAGAACTGCTTAAAAAGACTCAGGCAAAATCTCTAAAAGACACTATTGATTCTATCGCGAGTCAGTTATCCGCTTTTTACTTAGCAAATCACAATAAGCTTTCCGCAACTGAACTGGAAAAAGAAATTAAAGAATTAGTTAGAGCCATTCGTTACGACGGCAATAATTATATTTGGATAAATGATATGCAGGCAAAAATCATCATGCATCCAATCTCTCCGGAGCTTGAGGGTAAAAATCTTTCCGGCATGACCGACAGTTCCGGAAAACATCTTTTTAGAGAAATGGTTGAAGTCTGCCGCCAAAACGGCGAAGGGGCTGTTTCATATATATGGAAAAAAGAGGATACGGGGAAGGATACTCAAAAAATTTCGTATGTTAAGCTTATTCCGCAGCTGAACTGGATAATCGGCACCGGAGCATGGCTTGATGATATTACTAACGAAATGAAGGAAAAAGCTCTTGCACAACTTGCAGAAATGCGGCTGAGAGACGGAAACTATTTCTGGGTAAATGACACTGACATGAATATGATTATGAACCCGGCAACTCCATCTTTAAATGGCAAAAGCGTTGCTGACTTAAAAGACGCAAAGGGTAAACTTATATTCAAAGAGATTGTTGATATCTGCAAAAGCAAAGGAGAAGGGACTATCTCATACTGGTGGACAAAAGCCGGAAAAAGCGGCGATTTCCCCAAACTGTCATATGTTAAATTGTTTAAGCCGTGGAACTGGATAATCGGCATGGGAATATACACCGATGACATCGACAGAGCTCTGCACGATAAACAAATCAAGCTGAATAAGACCATTCACAGTATGATCATATTAATCGTTGCGGTTGCTCTGCTGCTTGGAGTTATTGTTACTGTGGCAGCAACTTTCTTCGCTAATAAAATTACCGCCACCATCGGCGCTGAACCGGAAGAACTTTCCGGCATTGCTGGACAGATGTCCAACGGGTATCTGGATTTTGAAAAATTATCAGACACTCCGCGCGGTGCATATGCATCAATGGAAAATATGGTTGAAAATTTAAAAAATGTTGTCAACGAAGTTCAGGTGGCGACTGAAAATGTTTCTGCCGGAAGTGAAGAGCTGGCGGCATCTGCGGAAAATCTGTCACAAGGTGCAAACGATCAGGCTGCTGCGGTTGAAGAATTAAGCTCATCAATTGAAGAAATCAGCGTCAGCATCCGAAGCAATGCTGAAAACACAAGAAAAACAGAGCTGATTGCAAACACCGTTGCAAAAAACACAGAGAAAGGCAGCCAAGATGTTAAACGGAACCTTGCAGCTATGACTGAAATTACTCAAAAAATAAGCATCATAGAAGAAATCGCCCGCCAGACAAATCTTCTTGCGCTAAATGCGGCAATTGAAGCTGCCCGCGCAGGAGAACATGGTAAAGGTTTTGCTGTAGTTGCTGCGGAAGTTAGAAAACTGGCTGAGAAAAGCAGGGTTGCGGCAACGGAAATCGGAGAGTTATCATCCAGCACCCTCTCCATCGCGCAAGAAACACATGAAGAGTTAGATGCATTAGTTCCTGAGATTGAACAAACAGCCAAGCTGATAAAAGAGATAGCACTGGCTTGTGAAGAACAGAATTCAGGGATTAAACTTATCCAGAAATCTTCTGTTCAGCTGGATACAGTCATTCAACAGAATGCATCTGCTTCAGAAGAAGTTGCCGCCACTTCAGAAGAACTTTCAAGTCAGGCGCAGGAACTCCATGCAGCAATGATGTTTTTTAAAATCAAATAGTATAAAAAAATATCTATAAAAAAAGTCCTGCTTCGTGAAAAGCAGGACTTTTTAAGTTTATTCCCGAAAAAATCTATTTAAAGCTATCAGCAAACAACTTTTCTATAGCCTTTTTACCGCAATCTTCAAGAAAGCGTGTTCCGGTTGCGGTAAAATGTCTATGCCTGATCACAGGAGCATTACACTCGGCCCAGCGTTCCTTCTGCCATGTAAACCAGCATTCTTTATCCTGCGAAAATACATAAAGAGGCTTATTACATATTTTAGCAAATTCAGCCCCCCATCCTGTTCCGCCTTTAACGGTGCCGTCTTCTAAAATATTACCGACAATAAAAATTTCATGTCCGCTGTTAACCTGCCAGCAAATACTCTGAAGGACTTTGCGAAAAATCGGCGCGCGGGTAAAAGTTCTGTTCATCAGCTTTGAAACATATGTAAGGCTGACATCTTTACTTTCGAGTTCTTTTTCGGTGAGAACCCGCAATCCGCGCTGACGAGCGATTTGCCGCCCATCGAAACTGAAGCTTACTTCTTGAAGTCCATATTTTTCAGCGTTGACTCCAAATTCACTCTCAGTGCCGGGAGCTCCGCCGCTATATAAAATGAATTCTTTAGGATTACTCACTTGTTTCCTCCAGTGTTGAGCGTGTGTGCGATTTCGTTCCAATTCAATAACTAAAAAACATCAAGTTCACAATCACGAATCATTCTATTAATTTCTGATTATTCTTTACCATATTTTTTTTCAGGAGTGCAAAACTTTTCTAAAACGCAAAACCATACAAACGATAACAAACAGTATAATAAACTTTAAAAATACTACTTAGTAGAATTTTTAATTTATTATTTATTATTACACAGTGTAATTTAAAGCAACTAGACAAATATTACATATAATCATTTCTGTTAAAAGAACGTATAAACATTGTTAGTGAAAAAAATAACTATCACTGCATTGTGTATTTTAATTTTTGCTTTTACTTATTTTTAATATCTTCATATTTATAAATGTAAAATATTAATGTAACATGACTGTAATCTTACTCAGTAACTTTCAGCAATGGGCTATAGACAAAATTTATATTTAGTGTATAGTATCTTTGTTGATTCCGGCTGGAAAATCTCAAAACGAAAGTAGCTAACGCCAAAACGTAATGGAGGTTTTTATGAATAAAGACACAGGAACAAGAGAAAAATCCGACCCTTTCAAGAAAATGGAAAAGAACGATCTTTTTAAATTTCGTTCAATCAGCAACAACATTGCTGCCATGGTCAAATCTCTGGATGATCAGGAAAAAGCCGACTCTCTGAAATCAGACTCTGACCAAGAAGAAGTTTAAGCATCTGCCTCATTCTTATCTCACTTTCCGAATAACAAAATAGCAGTTCTCGCATCCGCACCCGTAATCAATTTCAGCGTGCATTAATGAGAATCAAGCCACGCGGATATACTGCTGACAAAATCCCCGGACAATGAATCAATAGATTCAAGGTCTGTCCCCGCCTCAAACGAAGAGGCTTTATCCAGCATAACAAGCTGATGGGGGGCAGACTGTATGCCGGAAAGCATTATCGAAACCTTATCTTCCCAACTGCGACTGACATTTCTAAGCCCGATAAACAGTGGGATATTTTCCGGTATAACGGCTGCGACCATTTCAGGATAAAAGTATCTGTCCGGCGTATCAATGGTCAGCAACGCAAAATCAAACATTTGCAAGGACCTCGGCATTTTGGGAATTGATTGCGGTTTATACCCTCTAAACCAGATCCCGACACGACCGAAATCAACCTTTGCTGTATGACGCAATTTTTCAGCTATAGCGTTAAGTTCTTCGTTGTCCGGACTGCTACGCAGGTACACGATCTGAACAACTACGCCTTTACCTGCCAAATGGCGTGCAACCTCATCGAATTGATCATCCGGTATTGCTGCACCGAACCTTACAATAACAATGGCCGGAAACACTCCTTCAGATTCCGGAATAAATAAACTATCCGTTTTTACTTTTTTAGATACCCTGACTTCATTTACACGCCCTTTATTCGGATATTCCGCTGCGGCGTGGGCTGGAAGCCACATAAAACGGTTTATGAAATGTTCATCTCCCGGCAAAAATACCACTGATCCTTCGACAGGAAAATCCTCATCAAACGATGGACCGTAAGTATAGATAAAATCTCCGTAGCCGGCCTTTTTTAGCTTACGGGTAAGTCCTGTTTTCTGATCATGTAAAACAAGCCTCCCCTGCTCCTGCCGAGCATCAATAATAGAAATATTTCTTCCTGTTTCAGTTTCATAATGTCCACGGAAGTCATCTTCATTAAATGAATACGCCGCCAACTTATCAAATGTGCGTCCTTCTGAACCGCGCTTTAAGACTATAGTTTCATTACCGACCGTAACAAGCTTACCCTGTTTCAGCACAATGGCATTTTTATTTTGAGCGACATTACTTTCAATTGCAGAAGATACGGCAACAGGCGGCTTGTTTTTAGGCAATGAAGTTTTAGATTGCAGTGATTCAGCGGTATTTGCAGACGTATGAGAAGGCTTAGCTTTCGCCTTAACTTGCGAATTATCGGGAATATCTTTTGTCGAAAACTTATTTCGACGGGATACGGGATGCTTTGCGTGCTTTGTGGATTTTGTCTGCTTTACAGGTTTTAGATTCTTTTCTTCAGGCTGAACAGGTTCTTTCAACTTCGGTTCCGGATTAACTTTCTTAAGAACTGCCGGACTGACTAATTCAATATTAATCATGCTCACAATCTTTTCCGGTATCGGAAAAATATTATTGCAAAGTATGAGCACAATTAAAACATGCACAAAAATAGACAGCATGGCAGCAATGTACTTCAAAACACCTCCTGTACTGCCTTACATGCTATTCCTGATTCAGACTCTTTTCAAC
This window harbors:
- a CDS encoding DUF5131 family protein, translated to MALTKIEWTEASWNPMTGCSKISAGCKNCYAERMALRLQAMGSDNYSNGFDLTMHKHVLLKPFEWKKPQMIFVNSMSDIFHENAPFEFIKSIFATMHMANWHTYQLLTKRSGRLKQLATKLSWANNIWMGVTVESAEYKHRIDNLRETPAKTKFLSLEPLLGPIGELNLDGIDWVIVGGESGPNSRPMEEAWVLDIKNQCLAQKTHFFFKQWGGKNKKKTGRKLEGTTWDQMPTPVSI
- a CDS encoding tyrosine-type recombinase/integrase produces the protein MRQRLSELSTTPTLSISLHSLTTRHLEAQLAKGISPRWFQDKKMVLKELLNASGVKPLEPAVNLDHETVRKFLDQIASLKSGHRANRYRRHILRMWAWGCKAGLTKGDCPWEVERYKEIRNPRYIPTEDDFWKLYESADHVSDGSTHSTGIYQLEPHRKTLLLTFLHTAGRKSEILNLKKEDLDFSARKIRLWTAKRDGGVEYDWIPMTQILHDELIKHLARQKVNFPFTEYVFVNPATGRNYSSVNKMMERMCKQAGVKPFGFHAIRHLTASILDNKMVPMADIQAILRHKSPETTARYIHSIRGAKVALDEVFGTGKVIPLKSKRKASAKAKA
- a CDS encoding MauE/DoxX family redox-associated membrane protein, whose product is MMKSLPRIILGLIFIVACVDKIIDPVAFGDIIKNYQILPDILIVPVAHFLPWLEFVCGALLVCGVLTETALAIITALLLLFIAFLSANLYRGIDVACGCFSTDASITSDMVRTIARDVVFLVIAALSFRFRKS
- a CDS encoding rhodanese-like domain-containing protein — its product is MKIGKKTAFILKILLICGISAGLAWSFNYSRPVPADNNSTVMQQPELTEIDGEQAIKYFDSGNAFFVDGRSDSEFAMGHIPGAYNLPYWAVHEELDGLITGIPKDKTIVVYCDGALCGKSIIVARKLIEKGFDNVFVYTDGLDGWLSLGRDLEGN
- a CDS encoding cupin domain-containing protein — protein: MKAKNVKDVEGVKVDKASYKGKDYEVKGVTIRWLSKSGKDANGQPEYGLRHFTVEPGGEIPAHNHFYLQTVYIEKGNFECFSYDPETDEVAESKICGPGDWVYAESMEPHGMKNISETESATFLCCICNVYE
- the ribB gene encoding 3,4-dihydroxy-2-butanone-4-phosphate synthase, producing the protein MNQNLLSQFGNSIQRVEKGLLALKEGKGVLITDNEDRENEGDLIFSAEHLTDTQMAMLIRQCSGIVCLCLTEDKLSQLDIPMMVTDNTCRNQTGFTVTIEAAEGVTTGVSAADRVATVKAAIADNAKPSDLHRPGHVFPLRAKSGGVLERQGHTEATVDMMTLAGLKPCGVLCEVTNYDGSMARLPEIVDLGKKFGIPVLTVDDIIEYRLQFEQKAC
- a CDS encoding methyl-accepting chemotaxis protein, with product MLKLKTRLTFFQITALIISIATLCIIFIYQINKYALNEMNEYRTVMYNQKIYELTELVNMAEKTVQSDYDKSQNIELLKKTQAKSLKDTIDSIASQLSAFYLANHNKLSATELEKEIKELVRAIRYDGNNYIWINDMQAKIIMHPISPELEGKNLSGMTDSSGKHLFREMVEVCRQNGEGAVSYIWKKEDTGKDTQKISYVKLIPQLNWIIGTGAWLDDITNEMKEKALAQLAEMRLRDGNYFWVNDTDMNMIMNPATPSLNGKSVADLKDAKGKLIFKEIVDICKSKGEGTISYWWTKAGKSGDFPKLSYVKLFKPWNWIIGMGIYTDDIDRALHDKQIKLNKTIHSMIILIVAVALLLGVIVTVAATFFANKITATIGAEPEELSGIAGQMSNGYLDFEKLSDTPRGAYASMENMVENLKNVVNEVQVATENVSAGSEELAASAENLSQGANDQAAAVEELSSSIEEISVSIRSNAENTRKTELIANTVAKNTEKGSQDVKRNLAAMTEITQKISIIEEIARQTNLLALNAAIEAARAGEHGKGFAVVAAEVRKLAEKSRVAATEIGELSSSTLSIAQETHEELDALVPEIEQTAKLIKEIALACEEQNSGIKLIQKSSVQLDTVIQQNASASEEVAATSEELSSQAQELHAAMMFFKIK